From Temnothorax longispinosus isolate EJ_2023e chromosome 3, Tlon_JGU_v1, whole genome shotgun sequence, one genomic window encodes:
- the LOC139810657 gene encoding F-box/LRR-repeat protein 4-like yields the protein MTTHNKSLTCENCNRYPYIGRVSVGEEGSVDFVYQFVKKRFVTTRRNHSIFYIPPDIIGPPKSLNYGEQFHLPCPFGEKDSRKNGFDISISNAPWQNEVFMSIDGITWYTGGHMTSENNYIDIEFHEAVYPVRVSIYERYNPGSVRQISAQDSNNHWIQLWNESSQIVPPKSRLFSPPLSHPCNFKTKMLRLVFKNSSRKSYTKMDAVMLIGTSDLILPRNPNESLSNLLKRINSMYSPHHDDVHNLTADSQSAHLDIVHLQRNFPEYCVIYKSEIRTNYKSNLKRKKASQKVIPGYVQPLGQRYSRRILSKSYKEPLRCSLSALPDEILLIIFKYLDLVTLCRLSKVNWRFNDLTRDPRLYTRLNMQWIESDKYMCDIFCYFTPRCKYLQQLDLAGSNFDVNDFVNFLDNCGRRLTHLRLSECYVTQLSLLEISKTCKNLKELDLSYCYLRADDIDDEEFSYLEVLNNWDLIHDEDFWYFEGLNNLENINFLGTSITTEHFCKILQNNQRMREVQLGHLSNDACLIELANSCRDLEVIHLLLTRDLTSQGINALADCKNLRRVKLDLYEYPVIDGSLFRLLSSYQHLQEICLLSNTFIVLTDHQLELLAQCRHLKKLYLENVDFDTPDTCSLILKQCSELQEFYLKYCNISDQLVDRWKERYPHVSVYKYNA from the exons ATGACAACCCACAATAAATCTTTAACGTGCGAGAATTGTAATCGATATCCCTACATCGGCAGAGTATCCGTAGGAGAAGAGGGTAGTGTTGACTTTGTCTATCAATTTGTGAAGAAAAGATTTGTTACCACGAGAAGAAATCATAGCATATTCTATATTCCCCCTGACATAATTGGACCACccaaatctttaaattatggCGAACAATTTCATTTACCATGTCCTTTTGGAGAAAAAGAT tCGAGAAAGAATGGTTTCGATATTTCAATATCGAATGCTCCGTGGCAAAACGAAGTCTTCATGTCCATTGATGGTATTACATGGTATACAGGGGGCCATATGACGagcgaaaataattatattg atatcgagTTTCATGAAGCTGTATATCCAGTCAGAGTTTCTATTTACGAAAGATATAATCCTGGAAGCGTACGTCAAATTTCGGCTCAAGATTCCAATAATCACTGGATTCAGTTGTGGAATGAATCGTCTCAGATTGTACCCCCgaaatcaagattattttctccacCGTTATCGCATCCGTGCAACTTCAAAACCAAAATGCTGAGACTAGTGTTTAAGAACAGCTCACGTAAATCTTATACAAAAATGGATGCTGTGATGCTTATCGGTACATCAGATTTGATCCTTCCTAGAAATCCTAACGAGAGTTTAAGTAAtctgttaaaaagaattaacagCATGTACTCTCCACACCACGACGATGTTCATAATTTAACAGCAGATTCACAAAGTGCGCACTTGGATATAGTTCATTTGCAACGAAATTTTCCTGaatattgtgttatttataaaag CGAAATAAGaactaattataaaagtaatttgaaaCGCAAAAAGGCATCTCAAAAGGTAATCCCTGGATATGTGCAACCTCTTGGACAGAGATATTCGCGTCGTATTCTATCGAAAAGTTACAAGGAGCCATTACGTTGCAGTTTATCTGCGCTTCCT GATGAAATactactaataatatttaaatacttagaTTTGGTAACATTATGCCGCTTAAGTAAAGTAAATTGGCGATTCAATGATTTAACACGAGATCCTCGACTCTATACACGTTTGAACATGCAATGGATTGAATCTGACAAATATATGtgcgatatattttgttattttacacctagatgtaaatatttgcaacaattagATCTTGCAGGAAGCAACTTTGATGTTAATGATTTCGTAAACTTTCTTGATAATTGCGGCAGGCGTTTAACGCATTTAAGATTGAGTGAATGCTACGTGACACAGTTAAGCTTACTTGAAATTTCAAAGacatgcaaaaatttgaaag aattgGATCTAAGTTATTGTTATCTCAGAGCAGACGACATAGACGATGAAGAATTTTCGTATCTCGAGGTGCTAAATAATTGGGATCTCATACACGACGAAGATTTTTGGTATTTCGAGGGGctaaataatttggaaaatataaactttcttGGTACAAGTATAACAACTgaacatttttgcaaaatactgcaaaataaTCAACGGATGCGTGAGGTACAATTGGGACACCTCTCAAATGACGCATGTCTAATAGAGTTGGCAAATTCGTGTCGTGACCTGGAAGTAATACATTTACTGCTCACACGTGATCTTACATCTCAGGGTATTAATGCCCTCGCTGACTGTAAGAATTTACGAAGAGTGAAACTTGATCT atacgAATACCCAGTTATTGATGGCAGCTTATTTAGATTACTTTCTTCTTATCAACACCTGCAAGAAATTTGTTTACTGTCTAATACCTTTATTGTCCTCACTGATCATCAGTTGGAATTATTAGCGCAGTGCAGGCacttgaaaaagttatatcTTGAAAATGTGGACTTTGATACACCTGATACGTGTTCCCttattttgaaacaatgtTCTGAACTGCAGGAGTTTTATCTCAAGTACTGCAATATAAGTGATCAATTAGTTGATCGATGGAAGGAAAGATATCCGCATGTGTCCGTCTATAAATACAACGCATAA